In one Cyclopterus lumpus isolate fCycLum1 chromosome 24, fCycLum1.pri, whole genome shotgun sequence genomic region, the following are encoded:
- the slc30a1a gene encoding zinc transporter 1a, translating into MACEPNRVRLLCMLSLTFGFFIVEVVVSRITSSLSMLSDSFHMLSDVIALVVALVAVRFAEKTHATNKNTFGWIRAEVMGALVNAVFLTALCFTIVLEAVERFTEPQEIDSPLVVAGVGAAGLLVNLLGLCLFRGHAGGGHGHSHGGHSHGNKNKRGKTGKSQKAGNGSSGEETNNLVGNHNSPGDVRQNNEISCKDNTEVQMNGNPHYEDMDHDAAGQLNMRGVFLHVLGDALGSVIVVVNSLIFTFVWQPCIEGETCVNPCINSHTTDHQHVNHTLVDLLDGPTMSAMKSAGPCWVLYLDPTLCIIMVCILLYTTYPLLKESALILLQTVPKQINMHRLNERLLSLDGVLAIHELHIWQLAGSRIIATAHIKCHDPTSYMEVAKRIKDFFHDEGIHATTIQPEFVTFNSESRDSLCELSCRTQCAPKLCCGSADKQNTGTDKNASDDCKAVAASALEVILETPEQAAEVQVLPRSEAEITITREVESSL; encoded by the exons atgGCTTGCGAGCCTAATCGTGTGCGGCTGCTCTGCATGCTCTCATTGActtttggtttttttattgTGGAGGTGGTGGTCAGTCGGATCACTTCATCCCTGTCGATGCTGTCGGACTCCTTTCATATGTTGTCGGACGTTATTGCGCTGGTCGTGGCTCTGGTCGCGGTGCGATTTGCCGAGAAAACCCACGCGACTAACAAAAACACCTTCGGGTGGATCCGGGCGGAGGTGATGGGGGCGCTCGTCAACGCGGTCTTCCTCACGGCGCTGTGCTTTACCATCGTCCTGGAGGCTGTCGAGCGGTTCACCGAGCCCCAGGAGATCGATAGCCCGTTGGTGGTCGCCGGAGTTGGTGCCGCGGGGCTCCTGGTCAACCTGCTCGGACTCTGCTTGTTCCGCGGCCACGCCGGCGGAGGCCACGGGCACTCCCACGGAGGTCACTCTCATGGGAATAAAAACAAGAGAGGCAAAACCGGCAAGTCCCAAAAGGCTGGCAACGGATCTTCAGGAGAGGAAACCAACAACTTGGTGGGGAATCACAACAGTCCGGGAGATGTGAGACAGAATAATG AAATCAGCTGTAAAGACAACACGGAGGTGCAGATGAATGGCAACCCCCACTATGAGGATATGGACCATGACGCTGCGGGGCAGCTCAACATGCGGGGTGTTTTCCTGCATGTGTTGGGTGACGCCCTTGGCTCTGTCATTGTGGTGGTCAATTCTTTAATATTTACCTTTGTGTGGCAGCCCTGCATAGAAGGTGAGACATGTGTGAACCCGTGTATCAACAGCCACACCACAGACCACCAGCATGTCAATCACActctggtggacctgctggatGGTCCCACTATGTCAGCCATGAAGTCTGCGGGCCCTTGCTGGGTTCTCTACCTGGATCCCACACTCTGCATCATCATGGTGTGCATCCTGCTGTATACTACCTACCCGCTGCTCAAAGAGTCCGCCCTCATCCTGCTGCAGACCGTGCCTAAGCAGATCAACATGCACCGACTGAACGAGCGCCTGCTAAGTCTGGATGGTGTCCTGGCTATCCACGAGCTCCACATCTGGCAGCTGGCCGGCAGTCGCATCATCGCAACAGCACATATCAAGTGCCACGACCCTACGTCTTACATGGAGGTGGCAAAGCGCATCAAGGACTTTTTCCACGATGAGGGCATTCATGCCACCACTATCCAGCCTGAGTTTGTCACGTTCAACTCAGAGTCTCGAGACTCCCTTTGTGAGCTCTCCTGTCGGACTCAGTGTGCTCCCAAGCTGTGCTGCGGCTCTGCAGACAAACAGAACACAGGCACTGATAAGAACGCCAGCGATGATTGCAAGGCTGTTGCCGCTTCAGCCCTGGAGGTGATCCTTGAGACCCCGGAGCAAGCTGCAGAGGTTCAGGTGCTCCCTCGGTCAGAGGCCGAGATCACCATCACGAGAGAGGTTGAGTCGTCTCtgtga